From Erigeron canadensis isolate Cc75 chromosome 8, C_canadensis_v1, whole genome shotgun sequence, one genomic window encodes:
- the LOC122610990 gene encoding cell division cycle-associated protein 7-like: MADERMSTSTSNSHTYGITLQRLVEMDHIKETLTGSFFTMCQQKTYTAYVAFKNLEKTKPCPIKYCKKCLLNRYGEKAEDVELLDQWDCPKCKGICNCSTCMKKRGQQPTGQLAKMGKAGGFSSVLDLIDAKGVQNVSNYKRAKGTTASPRKLDVVAES; this comes from the exons ATGGCGGATGAACGCATGAGCACGAGCACGAGCAATAGTCACACATATGGTATCACATTGCAACGTCTAGTTGAAATGGACCACATTAAAGAAACACTAACTGGTTCCTTTTTTACTATG TGCCAGCAAAAGACCTATACGGCATATGTTGCCttcaaaaatctggaaaagaCTAAGCCATGCCCCATAAAGTACTGCAAAAAATGCCTGTTAAACAG GTACGGGGAAAAAGCTGAAGATGTGGAGTTATTGGATCAATGGGATTGTCCCAAGTGTAAGGGTATATGCAATTGCAGCACGTGCAT GAAGAAACGTGGTCAACAGCCCACTGGTCAGCTTGCCAAAATGGGAAAGGCAGGTGGATTTTCTTCTGTGTTGGACTTGATTGATGCAAAAGGTGTTCAAAATGTTAGTAATTACAAGAGAGCAAAAGGAACAACCGCTTCACCAAGAAAGCTAGATGTTGTAGCAGAG AGTTGA
- the LOC122579841 gene encoding abscisic acid 8'-hydroxylase CYP707A2-like, with translation MEFITICFSFSILLISTIFYFTSSIHGGRKNLPLPPGTLGWPYIGETFQLYSQNPNVFFASKVKKYGSIFKTHILGCKCVMISSPAAAKLVLVTKSHLFKPTFPASKERMLGKQAIFFHQGDYHLKLRRLVLRAFTPESIKTMIPDIESIAVDSLGSWEDRLINTFQEMKTFAFNVALLSIFGKDEVLYREDLKRCYYILEKGYNSMPINLPGTLFNKSMKARKELAQILAKILALRRENNNQETQNDLLGSFMEEKEGLSDEQIADNIIGVIFAARDTTASVMTWVIKYLAENPSVLEAVTEEQEGIMKGKDDKSSLTWVDTRNMPITSRVIQETMRVASILSFTFREAVEDVEFEGYFIPKGWKVLPLFRNIHHSPENFIKPEVFDPSRFEVAPKPNTFMPFGNGIHSCPGNELAKLEILVLIHHLTTKYRWSMVGPQNEIHYAPFALPQNGLPIKLYSKTQS, from the exons ATGGAATTCATTACCATCtgtttttccttttctattCTTCTTATTTCAACTATCTTTTACTTCACTTCTTCCATCCATGGTGGCCGGAAAAACCTCCCCTTGCCTCCGGGTACACTTGGTTGGCCGTACATCGGTGAAACCTTTCAACTTTACTCTCAAAACCCAAATGTCTTTTTCGCTTCCAAAGTAAAAAA GTATGGTTCGATCTTTAAAACCCATATATTGGGTTGTAAGTGTGTGATGATTTCTAGCCCAGCTGCTGCTAAACTTGTTCTTGTTACAAAATCACACCTATTTAAGCCCACATTTCCAGCTAGTAAAGAAAGAATGTTGGGTAAACAAGCAATTTTCTTTCATCAAGGTGATTATCATTTGAAGTTAAGACGTCTTGTTCTTCGGGCATTCACCCCTGAATCCATCAAAACAATGATCCCAGATATCGAATCAATCGCCGTTGATTCTCTGGGATCATGGGAAGACAGGCTCATCAATACTTTCCAAGAAATGAAAACA TTCGCATTCAATGTTGCATTGCTTTCTATATTTGGAAAAGATGAGGTGTTATATAGAGAAGATCTCAAGAGATGTTATTACATTCTTGAAAAGGGATACAATTCGATGCCAATTAATCTTCCGGGGACACTATTTAACAAGTCAATGAAGGCCCGAAAGGAATTAGCCCAGATCTTGGCCAAGATTCTTGCTTTAAGAAGGGAAAACAATAACCAAGAAACACAAAATGATTTATTGGGTTCATTTatggaagaaaaagaaggaCTTTCTGACGAACAAATCGCGGATAATATAATTGGAGTCATTTTTGCAGCCCGCGACACGACAGCTAGTGTCATGACATGGGTCATCAAATATTTGGCTGAAAATCCGTCAGTTCTTGAAGCTGTTACG GAAGAGCAAGAGGGGATAATGAAAGGGAAAGATGACAAGAGTAGTTTGACTTGGGTAGATACTAGGAACATGCCAATAACTTCAAGAGtcattcaagaaaccatgagaGTTGCTTCAATCTTGTCTTTTACCTTTAGAGAAGCTGTTGAAGATGTTGAATTCGAAg GATACTTCATTCCAAAAGGATGGAAGGTATTGCCACTCTTTAGAAACATCCACCATAGTCCTGAAAATTTTATCAAGCCAGAGGTGTTTGACCCGTCTAGATTCGAG GTGGCACCAAAACCCAATACATTTATGCCATTTGGAAATGGGATCCACTCATGCCCAGGGAATGAGCTAGCCAAGCTGGAGATATTAGTGCTCATACATCATTTGACTACAAAATACAG GTGGTCAATGGTAGGCCCACAAAATGAAATCCATTATGCCCCATTTGCTCTTCCACAAAATGGGCTGCCAATAAAACTTTATTCCAAGACACAGTCTTAA